The following DNA comes from Fervidibacillus albus.
CGATGGAGATGGAATATTTAAATAAGTACGTTTTATTAATTTTCGGTTATACTATTGGACTTTCCTTGAAAAAAACGAGGAAAAAATACATAATGGAAGAAATACGGGGAAACACAACTATAATTGTTGATAATAATTTTAATTTGTTTTAAAATTGTAATGAATATAAAATGAGAATAGAAAGAGTTATACAAACGATAAAATGGAGGTATAAAAAATGGCTAGTTCCACTTTAACCATCAAAGATCTTCACGTTGCAATAGACGGAAAAGAGATTTTAAAAGGAGTCAATTTGGAAATAAAAACCGGTGAATTCCATGCGGTTATGGGACCAAATGGAACGGGAAAATCGACGTTGGCTTCGGCAATTATGGGTCATCCAAAATATGAAATTACGAAGGGAAGCGTAATGCTCGACGGAGAAGATGTGTTAGAAATGGAAGTCGACGAAAGGGCTCGTGCCGGTTTATTTTTAGCCATGCAATATCCAAGTGAAATTAGCGGGGTAACGAATTCTGATTTTCTGCGTTCGGCGATCAATGCGAATCGCGGAGAAGGGAATGAAATCCCGTTAATGAAATTTATTAAAAAGATGGATGAAAAAATGGAATTGTTGGAAATGGATTTAAACATGGCCCAACGATATGTAAATGAAGGCTTTTCTGGCGGTGA
Coding sequences within:
- the sufC gene encoding Fe-S cluster assembly ATPase SufC; its protein translation is MASSTLTIKDLHVAIDGKEILKGVNLEIKTGEFHAVMGPNGTGKSTLASAIMGHPKYEITKGSVMLDGEDVLEMEVDERARAGLFLAMQYPSEISGVTNSDFLRSAINANRGEGNEIPLMKFIKKMDEKMELLEMDLNMAQRYVNEGFSGGEKKRNEILQLLMLEPKIAILDEIDSGLDIDALKVVAKGINSMRNSAFGCLIITHYQRLLNYITPDFVHVMMQGRIVKSGGPELARRLEAEGYDWIKKELGIEDETVEVEQEA